The proteins below come from a single Aegilops tauschii subsp. strangulata cultivar AL8/78 chromosome 6, Aet v6.0, whole genome shotgun sequence genomic window:
- the LOC120965977 gene encoding protein LITTLE ZIPPER 3-like: protein MERANTELYLENLCIMQQNERLRRKAQLLAQENEQLLADLKRKQQHMAASSKTAPQLVKGGEPSGHNAASLKPGKQQPQ, encoded by the coding sequence ATGGAGCGGGCGAACACGGAGCTGTACCTGGAGAACCTGTGCATCATGCAGCAGAACGAGCGGCTCCGGAGGAAGGCACAGCTGCTGGCCCAGGAGAACGAGCAGCTCCTCGCCGATCTCAAGCGCAAGCAGCAGCACATGGCGGCCTCCTCCAAGACGGCGCCCCAGCTGGTGAAGGGCGGCGAGCCGTCCGGCCATAACGCGGCCAGCCTCAAGCCCGGCAAGCAGCAGCCCCAGTGA